tgaatattttcagcttttatgtgtcatatatgacggtaaactgaatatctttgggattttgactgttggttgcacattttaatacatctcCCTGAGCTTTGGGAGTTATAACACACAACTCATACACTAAacgattaatccagaaaataatcagcagattaattgataattaaaataactgatctgctgcttttctcttttttatatctttgtatgCTGCATATCTTAGGCATATCTGTTTGCTGGACAAATCATGATTAAAATTAACAATATTGCAGTCCTAAAGTAGTTAGTAAAGTCAAACGACAGCCATTGGCCAAAATTAAGCAACTGATGGATTTATGTCAGTCTACACTTCTTAAGCAGTTTTGAATCTTAAAGTTTTAGTAGATTTACTTGCTATTCCCATGTAAAACTAAGTGAAAGGTCTGTTTTTTTCAGGGGATATAGCACTGTTGCATAGGGGTACACCCCTCTATGGCCAGCCTGCTTGGTGGGGAGATGGAGACACTGATCACCAGCACTCTGGGAGGCCCGAAGAAAAGAACGCAGACcggaagagagaaaaagctgaAACAGGTATTTACTATTCTGCATACATGTTACGTGAAAGATACTACTGTATGTTATTAAGTAGTAATAATTAATATCTCAATTTTTGCTACTTGGCTATTAGCTATGAAGATGATCAGTTTTGATAAATACTGTAATACTACTTCCCTTATGCGTAATTGCGCTAATTCTGACAGACaccaagaaaaacacagagatccAAAAGTCTGCCCTGCAAACACCCTCCAATCAAGAGCCGAGCTACTTTGAGATCCCAACCAAGGATACTCCCTCAGCAGGTAAAGTGAGTGGTGAGGCCCCCTCTCGAGAACAAGAGGCTGGTGCTTCTGCTGCAGAGCCCGTCCATGGCCATGCTTCTTTCACTATTGAGTTTGACCCTGGGGCAGGTAAAGTGACGGTCAAAGATCGAGTGGCTAAGGTGGGCCCAGAGACCAGGCCACGTCCTAAAAGGGGTGTGGGGGAGGAGCTGAGTCCACTTCAGACAGCCATGGTAGCGGCGGAGGTAAAAGTTGCAGATTGGTTGGCCCAGAATGAGCTGCCACTGGCTCTCAAAGAGACGGTTGCAGAGGATGATGGAGAAAGTGTGAAGAGCGATGTACCTGTGCAACTGAGGAGTCTTAAAGGTGTGTGCATCTGTATTTAACATAAGATGTGTGTATTGCTTGTATTGCGTCTTGcctctttcttttcattctgaCTCATTACCTCCGTCTATGCCTCTCCCATGCCAGACAGTAAACATGAGGATGGCACACAGAGTGACTCAGAGAACGCACTTGGGGAGCAGCGCAGGGCTGCAGCTCTTGAGGAGCGCTCATGGGGACTTTGGGGCGGTACAGGGATGAAGATCAGAGAGGGCCGTGCTAACGTACCAGAGGGGCTCTTTGCAGAGGAAGACAGTCCTGCACGCCGTCGCAAGTCTTCGACTTCCAAAGTGGCAAGTGGATTTGTGGAGAGGCGACGTGGTTCGGCACCACATCAGCAGAGTGGTCGTGATGAATGCTATCACCATGGAGATGACTATAGTGACAGAGGGACCTACACCATTGAGCTGGAGAATGGAGatcatgaagaagaagaggccaGGAAAATGATTGACAAGGTGGGGAAGAAGAAACTTATAATgtatctcttttcttttcttttctgtctttttcttttctttttctgtaaacGGATTCTAATTTCATCATAAAAGAATCATCttatacatgtatgtgtatacttcacttgtgtgtatgtgtgtatggttCAGGTGTTTGGTGTGGATGAGCaggaggctgtgtgtgtgtccaggctGGGGAGTACTGACCAAAGAGAGAGGCTCCCCACCCAGAGGTCTGGTACCAGAGACAGAGGAAAGCCAGGGCGCATGGAGACAGAGGTGCAAAAACTGAAAGCATTCTTCCAAAGTCTAGTTAAAGAACTGTCTGGTGACTGATGGCTGAAGATTAGCAATCTAAAATGTCTCATCTTTAGCAATGTTTACCCAATACTTCTCCCTTGTATCCTTCCTTCTATCTTTGTCCAGGTCCTGTCTGAGGAATTGGTGGTGGGTGGTCCTCGCTGGGTCTCGCAGTGGGCTACTCTAGCTGCCAGCCACATTAGGACAGACCCTGAGGGATCAGGTGGCGAGAGTCATGTCATGGTCACAGAGGACAGAGGTACATGTGTAAACTGTCATCAAACAGGAGAGAGTATTCCTTTCCTAGGATTCAGATAAATATTGCAATAACTTcaggatgttttttaaaatttgaagcCACACTATATACcttttgaaagaaaagaaaatatttcacctagaaatgaaaaagtgaacttgtaagaaaaaaatgtacccTTGCATAATTCAATACACTCAGGGATTCTGAAGGTACAGCCTCACTTAGTCTGGTATGGCCAGTAGCTTgtagtggctaatgttagctaatgttagcaaactttagagAGATTGCTGTGTAACTGATATTACTGAGTCATTACTGAGAATCCCTTTGATAGTCTCTTCTTTATCTTTGATCTGTTGACTTTCCTTTTGTCAGAGTTTCTGAcatacagctattaatgtttTTCCCCCTCAAGCTTCATGTCTATGCTTTAATGAACAAATTCACATAGGGGCTTTCTCCAAGGGATCCCTACACACATTTTTAGCACCAGTAAAAATGACTGCTTCACAATACATTTAAGTATTAAGAACATAATTACATCTCATGGTTCATCCGATAGAAAGAGATTTGCTGTATTAAAACCACAGCACAGATTGCTACCAGTGCACCAATTCTAGTAGTATACCATTAATACACCTTCATCTCAGAACTCACTTTGCTAATaatttttctcttatttcagCTGAAATAAGTGAGTCTAGCCACTCCTTTGCCTCATCTGGCTACACAGAGCGTAAGAGGAGAACTCTTCCCCAGCTGCCTGGTGAGGAGGTTGCCCTAGGGAGGAGGACCCCAGGTTCAGGCCTGCGTTCAGATATGGAGAAACAGGACACAGAGCTACAAGAGAAGGAGAACCAGGGGGAGAAGATGACCAGGGGGAAGAATCGGCCTGGTCACAGCACAGGGGGTGTGGGCAGCCCTAGTCGCTCCTCCCCAGCCAAGTCGCAGGATAGTGGTGGTGGGAAAACAGGCCAGCCAGGTGTATTGGCCAAGCTCCCTCCTCGTCCAATGACCAGCGGGGAGAAGAGAATGGAGGAGGCACggaggaggaaaaaggaagaggagaaggccAGGGAAAGTTGTGGAAAACCATTGTTGAGGCAGGAGAGTTTTACTGTGGAGAAACCAAGCTCCAACGTGCCCATTGAGCTCATACCACGTATTGATGGGCTCACAGGTAGCAGAACTCAGAGTAAGGAGGCTGGCATCGACAGTGCGACACTGCAGAAAGACTCCGAGGCTGTTGCCGCCTTTTTAGAGACCACTGTATCAGACCAAGGTGATCCGATAAGTCAGTCCATTGAAGGCTCCATGTCACCAGAGTCAGACGTGGACACAACCAGCACAGTAAGCCAGGCTGACGGAGCAAGGAAAGTTGTCCACAAACGCCGGACTCTTGCAGGACAGCAGAAGGAGAAAACCGTAGTGTGCTCATCCAGCAAAAGCTCCACTGTTGGCCGAGAGACCCAAGACAGGAGGGTCAAGACTAGAACATCTGCTCCTCAGCAGCCCAGCCGTCCCTGGACATCTCTGGACCTCACTGATGATGACATCAACTCCAACTCACTCTTCTCTGACTCCCAGCCCACCTCCACACAGGAATCCAGAGGCTCTCATGCCAGATCCCAGACAGGGAGCACAACAGTGGGGGCCAGCACCAAATCTAGTAGGGCTAAGATCACCCAGGCACCTGCCTCCTCTGCAGCCAGTAAAGCCACCAGTGTCCCCAAGCCCAGGCCCACCAGGGCATCCCTGCTGAGGAGAGCCCGGCTGGGGGACTCATCTGACACTGAACCTGCTGATCTTGACCGGATGTCAGTGGCCTCTGAGGCCTCCACCGCTAGTTCTACATCCAGGACAGGAATGGCAAGAAGGGGAATGTCCAGAATAGAGGCTCTGGCGCAGCCAAGGAGGCCAAGAGTAGGCTCCCCATCTGCCCAGAGTGACTCAGAGGCCACTGTGACAAGGAGTAGAGGTCTGGGGGCCCGGAGTGCTGCAGGTGATTATGCCATCAGACAAGGTCTAAGAGGGTCCAATATGACCTCTATGTCTGGACCCAGAGCCAGGGCTAACAGTGCCTCCAAGCTGCCTGACAAAAATAAAGGCACCTCCTCATATGGAAATGTCACACCTGCATGTAAGTATTGTTTTCAGCAGTAAACAACATGCTCTGATGTCAATGTTTCAATGGTCATTTTCACtgcaaaaatattataaaattacctataaaaaaaaaccctgcttgTACAACTAACAGTCTCTTAAAAATCAGCCAAAAACTTTGCTACACATTTCAAGCGCCATCTAAACTTACCTTCCATTTTTTCCTTAGCTGGCACACGGTGGCGCCGTGTACCCATGGAATATGCCTCCACCTCAGAGGACGAGTATGGCTCAAACCGCCACACATCCAAACAGGGCCACACACGGCCATTCCCCTCTACTCGAGTAGCCCAGCTCGGAGGTTCAGCCCCAGCTACTCCTAGTCCTACAGGACTGGCTGCCTTGAAGCAGAATTCCAGGGAACAGGACGAATATATGAGAGACTGGACAGCACACAGTGAGGAAATAGCCAGGTACGTAGGTGAGAGGTACTGCAGTGCAGTTGGAGAGCAGTGATGAGTCATGATAACAGGTTTAAGGCCCttattaaattgttaaatatgCTATCTGTAGGCTAGGCATTGTTGGGCTGTTTTGGGtagattgtcatgaaattttgttggaggataaatcctactgactttagtgaaatatctcagcatcCACTTGATGGATTTCCGCAAACCTTTTACAGACATTAATGGTTCCCAGTCAATGTATCCTAACATTGGTGATTCCTGCTTTGCCCCTAAAGCCAACAAGAGGTTGGCATTTGCAGTTTTCAGTGAAATCGGCAATGGATCACAATTacatttggtgcagacattcatgttctccCCAGGATGAATTGCAACAACTTTGGTTATCCCTTAACTTTCCATCACCAAGTCAAAATTTTAATCTGGTTGACCAAAtgatgaccaaatacctgcaaaactaatggcattcccatcagccttagctgtactttgtgttcagtgctaacTAACAAGTAGTAGaataagatggtgaacatggtaaacttgttagcatgctgaagttaacattttgctcaAAGCATCATCTCATCAGATACAGCCTCATAGAGCCACTGGCCACAAGCCAGTCTTGTTGGAAATGATTTTTGATGGTTATCAACTATTGTATAAAGTTAATGAAATGAAgatcaaagaaaaaagattGGTTGCACATATATGATTGATGGTcttttcatatttgtgtttcttCAACAGAATTAGCCAAGACCTAGCCAAAGACCTAGCCATGCTTGCCCGAGAGATTCATGATGTAGCTGGAGAGATCGACTCAGTCAGTCCTGCAGCCACTGACCCTGGAGCTCTGGTATCGTCAAAACATTATACAGTACAGCAAAACATTGTTTCTCTATCATGGTTCTCATTTATTTGCTGCTACCTAGATTAAAACTGTTCTTAACAAAACAGGGATTTACAAATTATGTAGAAAGAACAGTGCAAAAATATAATCTGATAAAGTAACATTCCTTTTGTATgcattttaattctgttttaGTTGGAGGAGCGTGTCTTTGATGACAACTTGGACCTGGGTGGTCCCACCACAGATCAAAGCAGCAGTCTGGCAACCAATGGGCGGACTGTTGAGCTCCGACCCAGGGTCTCTAGTGGACACGGGTCCCGCTCCATCCGCCGACAGACATGGAACAGAGATGATGTGAGACCCTCTTTCAATATTAAAAATCATTGAGTCCTCAAAATGCACATAGGCTCTTGGCATGCCATGGGGGTATTCTAGTTGtaaaacacagatgtttttcGTCATCAGGTCTTATAAATATGAACAAAGCAAGAACCCTGTGaagttacagtatatatactttACTGTGTGTAATATGTAAAATGTAGTCACTCCACTGAAATTAAAGTCTTAAAATGTATGACACACAAAGTTAGTCTTGACTCTTCTACAAATTATCTTTGTCATAATAGATGTGCCATTTCCAAACAAGGGCAAGAAGAGAGTGACACATCATCATGATTATTATGGATGATCaaaatttggacacaccttcccattcactggaatgagaaagtgtgtccaaaggTTTTAATGACACTGtgtattaaaacaatattatgTAAATCTAAATTATTATCACAATTAATGTCAAAGTTTTCTCCACCTCAGTTTCTACCTCAACTGTTTAGTTGATGGTGTTGATAATTTACTGTTAGAACACATTATAGTATATCATAAGATCAACACGTCACTATGTACCACAGTTTGCCACTAGAGGGAGCTCCTTACATGCTAACCATGCTAACTCAAATGATTCTACTtaataaaaatgacactgaGTGTTTCTTTACATTATCCATCAGGCGGTGCTAGATAGTTTACTACTAGCATCTGTGAATCAACTGTCAACTAGGATACGTCAGACTGTCGACAAAACAACCTGCAAAATCAGGTGAGCATCATGCTAAATCATGGTCATATTACAGGGACATTGCTCCTTGAAGGGATGTGATGTCATGCtaatttgttgtgtatttgatacatgcaatACTCAGAAAATGGTAGGGTAGAATTATAAAtaggaatatactgtatattgttattttgttttttatgttgaaaCTAGGCCAACTAGCACAGTTTGAGTGGCACATCACAAAGGTTTACACTGACATCCAGCTACATATCTTACTCATGATCACACACAGGATGACAACTCAAAGGCCTTTTTTTCATTCCTACAATATGCTCACCAcccaaaaatgaaataaatttttCAGTCACTTAATACTTCATCTATCAAGAGCTACATTGAacatattttcatgtattttactttaatcTATTTTTGCTTCAACCTGGTCTCCAGGATCCTTTTCAAGGATAAAGAACGGAAATGGGAAGAGATTGAGAACAAACTGCAGGCAGAGCATGACTCCTTACTACTCAAGAGCTCCAACAAGGTGACGAATCTTTCTCCTTTTtacactgttttcattttttatctgcTAAAGGCTACCAAAGGATTGCACTAAAAGCTTAAggcatgttgtgtttttaaaaagtaaaaacctCTGTTCATAATAATCCTGTGTTATTAATCATGGCTGGCAGCAGCTCTAAAGAAAAAAGGTCACAGTGAAAAAATTGAAAGTGTGCATGCGTTTTGCAGTCATTTATGGTTGCGCTACTCCCCTCTGATGTCTATGGTTCACTGTGGGTGGAGCTCtagttgacgacaactacacTCATTACGTAACTGTAAGTGCGATAAAAGCTTCGGTAGTAAAAAGCCAATGAGAGTAATTTAATCCATGCAAAGGATGGACAGACACCAGAGGGGGGTGCATGGACCAACTATTTAtgcattgaattaaaatgtgctatatcagGATAGGTAACATTatcgggatatgagattttggtcatattgcccagccctatgGACAGTCATAATTTTTGCAAGTGTAAAGATGTGTACTTGACAGCTGTGAAGGAACAATGATCAGACACAGGTTATTCAAGGAAGTCTAATCAGTGTAATGTTTGCTTTTTGGCATTACTTTAAATGAATTaacacaaaaagacagagagtgaaagGCAATTCGTTATGGCTAcagtaattaaatattttgccTTAGAATTTATTCACGTCAGTAATCCATTAGCTTTCCACTGAATGGGATTAATGCCATACAGTATCAAATCCACTCTCTTTCTTTGTAGTTGTGCAAATCACAAAATATCTGATTACTTACTGAAGCAATCATAGTGAGTGCTGAAAGTATTACAGCTGTCTGGGGGATCAAATCAAAGATACTTTAGTCAGTTGCACATGCCATTAAGATTACCATGCTAAATTCCTATTTTGGAGAAGAGAGAACACCAGATATGGTTGATTTGATGGAGAGAAAAGACTTATGAGCTGTTGTTGCAGGTGCAAAAAGTTAGAGTCCTAAGAACTACTGCCTCTCTCCAGGGGCAGGGTCATAAATCCTGCCTTTAACCCAGTCTGGCCTTGTGTGAACCCCTGAAGAGATATGTCTATCCACTGCGCTGTCACAGGGCTCATAAAGCATTACTGAGTGTCTGCGGCTCCGCTCCAAACTTATTTCTGCAGCAACGAGGAGATGACTTGAgttgatttattttgtgtatGAACTTTCACTTCCTCACTTCCTGGACGagctcttatttttttttaatttatgttctCTTAATAGGAGATTTCAACTATTATTCAAGACCTGAAGAGAGTGGAAAGACAACTGCTTGGTATGGATCAGATGCTTCTCTTAAAGCTGctacaatcaatattttttacaataacaatggatcaaatgactatgtgtcATGTGAAGGATGTCACTCATAATGATGAAACCACAGAATTATCATCCGACTCTGCTGTCGTCCTGAACCCCACAGATTGTTCTAGCTTCTTTCAGCCCAGTGCTTTAGTTTTGGTTTCCCATCCgcagttttactgttttggttcattttcatGGCTCTCATAGCATAATTTCTGGCTGCAGCAGGTACCTGTGTTCAGCGAAAAatctctaaaaacccactgaaCACTACCCGCTCAGCATCCAAATGGCTGacttagcaactagctggtgagcaTAGCATAGCATGTTGCAGCCAGATATGTCCCTCAGGAGTTAGTTGACATGAAAAACAGAGCtagaaggagagtgaatgttttgcatttttacattctTACATTCATCATTCGGGcacaaacacaacttcaaatgaatgctaatgttgctccttATCTGCTAGATGCTAACAAGTTAAACTTAAACTAACTtgctgataatatgtcaatgttgtattCACAGTTTGTTGGCCAAAATGTTATTGCAAGTTTTTAGTGAACTATGTGTACTAAGTGTACAAGTGTATTTTTTGCAGTTTGGAAGCATGTTAAATTGAAGAGCACttattttgaatgtttgttCTGCTCCAATCTAACAGCTATTGATATGATGGTGGATCCAGATGGCACCCTGGATGCCCTGTCCAGCTTGGGCCTGACCAGCCCTCTGACCGACCAGAAGATCAGTCCTGGGACCCAGCAGGGGGCGTCAGTGCTGCATCCTGGAGCAGAAGCTTCCTCCAGCACACTCTCAGCCTCCAAGCAAGAAGGAACCACTGCTGAACCGCAGGGACAGTCAGACCATGCGCAGGTGGCAGAGCGAGACCCAGGGCCAAAACCTACTTCGAGATCTTATAACTGAGGACTAGTTTAAAATGCATCCTTTATGTGGGACTTATCCTGAAGCCCTCAGAAGAAAACCTCAGTGCGAAGTTAAAAGATTTTGAAGTATTTGGTTTCAGATGAGGTGAAAGAAGGAGAGCGATGCCTGTTCCATTTGAATGCCTGACTTCCTGATCTATCAATCAAACTGATTCATGATGGGACTTTGTAAAAGTCCAACActtttaaaataacagtttttgggatgtcaaatatacagtatgaaaacattaaagtatTATTTGGTTGGCTGATGAAGAAGCTATGACTAATATACAGTAactcatctgtgtttttgtgttgcagcGCATTCTTATTATCCATTATCCTTAAAGACGTGAAAAAAGAACAGATGTTAAAGATCACAGGACAGAATGAGGTAATTTTTCCTAATTCCTGTTTGGATTCTTTTACTAGATTTTGTTCTAAATCAGAGCATCTCtaacttttacaaaaaaaaaagtgaaactaaTTCTTTCCTTTATATTATGAGCCTTGAAATCCTTGTATCCGAATCATAAGCTTGTCAGTCAGCTGACTTGATGCCAGTGCAGAGACCCAAAGTAGGAAGGTG
The DNA window shown above is from Thunnus maccoyii chromosome 2, fThuMac1.1, whole genome shotgun sequence and carries:
- the cep170ab gene encoding centrosomal protein of 170 kDa isoform X1; protein product: MSLTSWFLVSGGGTRHRLPREMIFVGRDDCELMLQSRSVDKQHAVINYEPNTDEHKVKDLGSLNGTFVNDVRIQEQMYVTLKIDDKLRFGYDTNLFTVVRGELHIPEEALKHEKFSSQLQLNQKRPTEGESSKPSEAAAAPVCEGATAKPSEASRVEEKTPGDIALLHRGTPLYGQPAWWGDGDTDHQHSGRPEEKNADRKREKAETDTKKNTEIQKSALQTPSNQEPSYFEIPTKDTPSAGKVSGEAPSREQEAGASAAEPVHGHASFTIEFDPGAGKVTVKDRVAKVGPETRPRPKRGVGEELSPLQTAMVAAEVKVADWLAQNELPLALKETVAEDDGESVKSDVPVQLRSLKDSKHEDGTQSDSENALGEQRRAAALEERSWGLWGGTGMKIREGRANVPEGLFAEEDSPARRRKSSTSKVASGFVERRRGSAPHQQSGRDECYHHGDDYSDRGTYTIELENGDHEEEEARKMIDKVFGVDEQEAVCVSRLGSTDQRERLPTQRSGTRDRGKPGRMETEVLSEELVVGGPRWVSQWATLAASHIRTDPEGSGGESHVMVTEDRAEISESSHSFASSGYTERKRRTLPQLPGEEVALGRRTPGSGLRSDMEKQDTELQEKENQGEKMTRGKNRPGHSTGGVGSPSRSSPAKSQDSGGGKTGQPGVLAKLPPRPMTSGEKRMEEARRRKKEEEKARESCGKPLLRQESFTVEKPSSNVPIELIPRIDGLTGSRTQSKEAGIDSATLQKDSEAVAAFLETTVSDQGDPISQSIEGSMSPESDVDTTSTVSQADGARKVVHKRRTLAGQQKEKTVVCSSSKSSTVGRETQDRRVKTRTSAPQQPSRPWTSLDLTDDDINSNSLFSDSQPTSTQESRGSHARSQTGSTTVGASTKSSRAKITQAPASSAASKATSVPKPRPTRASLLRRARLGDSSDTEPADLDRMSVASEASTASSTSRTGMARRGMSRIEALAQPRRPRVGSPSAQSDSEATVTRSRGLGARSAAGDYAIRQGLRGSNMTSMSGPRARANSASKLPDKNKGTSSYGNVTPASGTRWRRVPMEYASTSEDEYGSNRHTSKQGHTRPFPSTRVAQLGGSAPATPSPTGLAALKQNSREQDEYMRDWTAHSEEIARISQDLAKDLAMLAREIHDVAGEIDSVSPAATDPGALLEERVFDDNLDLGGPTTDQSSSLATNGRTVELRPRVSSGHGSRSIRRQTWNRDDAVLDSLLLASVNQLSTRIRQTVDKTTCKIRILFKDKERKWEEIENKLQAEHDSLLLKSSNKEISTIIQDLKRVERQLLAIDMMVDPDGTLDALSSLGLTSPLTDQKISPGTQQGASVLHPGAEASSSTLSASKQEGTTAEPQGQSDHAQVAERDPGPKPTSRSYN
- the cep170ab gene encoding centrosomal protein of 170 kDa isoform X2; its protein translation is MSLTSWFLVSGGGTRHRLPREMIFVGRDDCELMLQSRSVDKQHAVINYEPNTDEHKVKDLGSLNGTFVNDVRIQEQMYVTLKIDDKLRFGYDTNLFTVVRGELHIPEEALKHEKFSSQLQLNQKRPTEGESSKPSEAAAAPVCEGATAKPSEASRVEEKTPGDIALLHRGTPLYGQPAWWGDGDTDHQHSGRPEEKNADRKREKAETDTKKNTEIQKSALQTPSNQEPSYFEIPTKDTPSAGKVTVKDRVAKVGPETRPRPKRGVGEELSPLQTAMVAAEVKVADWLAQNELPLALKETVAEDDGESVKSDVPVQLRSLKDSKHEDGTQSDSENALGEQRRAAALEERSWGLWGGTGMKIREGRANVPEGLFAEEDSPARRRKSSTSKVASGFVERRRGSAPHQQSGRDECYHHGDDYSDRGTYTIELENGDHEEEEARKMIDKVFGVDEQEAVCVSRLGSTDQRERLPTQRSGTRDRGKPGRMETEVLSEELVVGGPRWVSQWATLAASHIRTDPEGSGGESHVMVTEDRAEISESSHSFASSGYTERKRRTLPQLPGEEVALGRRTPGSGLRSDMEKQDTELQEKENQGEKMTRGKNRPGHSTGGVGSPSRSSPAKSQDSGGGKTGQPGVLAKLPPRPMTSGEKRMEEARRRKKEEEKARESCGKPLLRQESFTVEKPSSNVPIELIPRIDGLTGSRTQSKEAGIDSATLQKDSEAVAAFLETTVSDQGDPISQSIEGSMSPESDVDTTSTVSQADGARKVVHKRRTLAGQQKEKTVVCSSSKSSTVGRETQDRRVKTRTSAPQQPSRPWTSLDLTDDDINSNSLFSDSQPTSTQESRGSHARSQTGSTTVGASTKSSRAKITQAPASSAASKATSVPKPRPTRASLLRRARLGDSSDTEPADLDRMSVASEASTASSTSRTGMARRGMSRIEALAQPRRPRVGSPSAQSDSEATVTRSRGLGARSAAGDYAIRQGLRGSNMTSMSGPRARANSASKLPDKNKGTSSYGNVTPASGTRWRRVPMEYASTSEDEYGSNRHTSKQGHTRPFPSTRVAQLGGSAPATPSPTGLAALKQNSREQDEYMRDWTAHSEEIARISQDLAKDLAMLAREIHDVAGEIDSVSPAATDPGALLEERVFDDNLDLGGPTTDQSSSLATNGRTVELRPRVSSGHGSRSIRRQTWNRDDAVLDSLLLASVNQLSTRIRQTVDKTTCKIRILFKDKERKWEEIENKLQAEHDSLLLKSSNKEISTIIQDLKRVERQLLAIDMMVDPDGTLDALSSLGLTSPLTDQKISPGTQQGASVLHPGAEASSSTLSASKQEGTTAEPQGQSDHAQVAERDPGPKPTSRSYN